A portion of the Clostridium gelidum genome contains these proteins:
- a CDS encoding amino acid ABC transporter permease, which translates to MTYILEIMPQVLEGLKVTLEIFALTLILSIPLGIVVAVMRTSKSLILREISGLYVLIMRGTPLLLQIIVIFFGLPIVGITFDRFPAAIFAFTLNYAAYFGEIFRSGIMSIDDGQVEGAQVLGLSSKNIFFRIILPQAFKRVIPPVANEITTLVKDTSLVYVLGLDEMLKIGKMAANRDVSLMPLLIVGVVYLIVIAIFTQVLKKIEEKYDYYK; encoded by the coding sequence TTGACTTATATTTTAGAAATAATGCCTCAAGTACTAGAGGGGCTTAAAGTCACATTAGAAATTTTTGCACTTACGTTAATATTATCTATTCCCCTTGGAATAGTAGTTGCTGTGATGAGAACATCTAAATCTCTAATACTAAGAGAAATAAGTGGGCTATATGTTCTTATAATGAGAGGGACTCCTCTATTGTTACAAATTATTGTAATATTTTTTGGTTTGCCTATAGTGGGTATAACCTTTGATAGGTTTCCAGCTGCAATTTTTGCATTTACTTTAAATTATGCAGCTTATTTTGGTGAAATATTTAGATCGGGAATAATGTCTATTGATGATGGACAAGTTGAAGGCGCTCAAGTTTTAGGCTTAAGTTCAAAAAATATATTTTTTAGAATTATACTTCCACAAGCATTTAAAAGAGTTATTCCACCAGTTGCAAATGAGATAACAACTTTAGTGAAGGATACTTCTTTGGTTTATGTATTGGGATTAGATGAAATGCTAAAGATAGGAAAAATGGCTGCCAATAGAGATGTTTCATTAATGCCACTTTTAATAGTTGGAGTTGTATACTTAATTGTAATAGCAATTTTCACTCAAGTATTAAAGAAAATTGAAGAAAAATATGACTATTATAAGTAA
- a CDS encoding amino acid ABC transporter substrate-binding protein, whose product MKMNNLIRKLTIVAIVATLGISLVACGGTTQNKSSETKKVASTLDKDELVIGLDDTFVPMGFKDESGKLVGFDVELAEAVAKKLNKKIKFQAIDWSMKETELNNGNIDLIWNGYSISDERKEKVEFSKPYLNNTQVIVTLADSNIKSKSDLAGKKVGAQNESTAVDAVAADGNIMKSFDGGKIVTFADNNDALMDLEAKRLDAIVVDEILARYYMKARGTEKYKILDENFGKEQYGVGIRKGDTKFVEAFNKALDEVIADKTAGEISKKWFEEDILVK is encoded by the coding sequence ATGAAAATGAATAATTTAATAAGAAAATTAACAATAGTTGCTATTGTAGCGACACTAGGAATAAGTTTAGTTGCATGCGGAGGAACTACTCAAAATAAATCATCAGAAACAAAGAAGGTAGCGAGCACTTTGGATAAAGATGAATTAGTAATTGGTTTAGATGATACTTTTGTTCCAATGGGATTTAAAGATGAGAGCGGAAAATTAGTTGGATTTGATGTTGAACTAGCAGAGGCAGTTGCTAAAAAACTTAATAAAAAAATAAAATTTCAAGCAATTGATTGGAGTATGAAAGAAACAGAACTTAATAATGGAAATATAGATTTAATATGGAACGGATATTCAATTAGTGATGAAAGAAAAGAAAAGGTTGAATTTTCAAAACCATATTTAAACAATACTCAAGTTATAGTAACACTTGCAGATTCGAATATAAAATCTAAATCAGATTTAGCAGGTAAAAAAGTTGGCGCTCAAAATGAATCTACTGCAGTTGATGCTGTAGCAGCTGATGGAAATATAATGAAAAGTTTTGATGGTGGAAAGATCGTTACTTTTGCAGATAATAATGATGCATTAATGGATTTAGAAGCAAAAAGATTAGATGCCATTGTTGTAGATGAGATTTTAGCTAGATACTATATGAAAGCAAGAGGAACAGAAAAATATAAAATTCTAGATGAAAATTTTGGTAAAGAACAATATGGTGTTGGAATTAGAAAAGGTGATACTAAATTTGTAGAAGCTTTTAATAAAGCTTTAGATGAAGTAATAGCAGATAAAACTGCTGGAGAAATATCTAAGAAATGGTTTGAAGAAGATATACTTGTTAAATAG
- a CDS encoding SPFH domain-containing protein, whose translation MVLMIILGVILLCILAVVVSSIKVVNTGYLYVVERFGKFDKVLEPGWHFIIPFVDFVRRKVSTKQQILDVQPQSVITKDNVKILVDNVIFYKLLNARDAVYNIEDFKSGIVYSATTNMRNILGNMTLDEILSGRDAINQDLLCIIDEVTDAYGIKILSVEIKNIVPPNEIQQAMEKQMRAERDKRAMILQAEGLRQSQIEKAEGEKQAKILTAEAEKQANIRRAEGLKESQLLEAEGKAKAIEQIAIAEAEAIRKVNKAIIESGTNATVIALKQVEALIEMSKNPANKLILPNETLSSFGSIAAIGDLLKGNK comes from the coding sequence ATGGTTTTAATGATAATTTTAGGTGTAATATTACTATGTATATTGGCAGTAGTAGTATCATCAATTAAAGTGGTAAATACAGGTTATTTATATGTTGTAGAAAGATTTGGTAAGTTTGATAAGGTATTAGAGCCAGGCTGGCATTTTATAATACCATTTGTAGATTTTGTTAGAAGAAAAGTTTCAACAAAGCAACAAATTTTAGATGTACAACCACAATCAGTTATAACTAAGGATAATGTTAAAATTTTAGTAGACAATGTTATTTTTTATAAATTATTAAATGCAAGAGATGCTGTTTATAATATAGAAGATTTTAAATCAGGTATAGTATATTCAGCAACAACAAATATGAGAAATATACTTGGTAATATGACATTAGATGAAATATTATCAGGAAGAGATGCTATAAATCAAGATCTTTTATGTATTATAGATGAAGTTACTGATGCATATGGTATAAAAATACTTTCAGTTGAAATTAAAAACATAGTTCCACCAAATGAAATTCAACAAGCAATGGAAAAACAAATGAGAGCTGAAAGAGATAAAAGAGCTATGATTCTTCAAGCAGAAGGTTTAAGACAATCTCAAATAGAAAAAGCTGAAGGTGAAAAGCAAGCTAAAATATTAACAGCAGAAGCAGAAAAACAAGCTAATATTAGAAGAGCTGAAGGGTTAAAGGAATCTCAATTACTAGAAGCAGAAGGTAAAGCGAAGGCTATTGAACAAATAGCTATTGCAGAAGCAGAAGCTATTAGAAAAGTTAATAAAGCTATTATTGAATCAGGCACAAATGCAACTGTTATAGCTTTAAAGCAAGTTGAAGCCCTTATAGAAATGTCTAAAAATCCAGCTAATAAGCTTATATTACCAAATGAAACATTATCATCTTTTGGAAGTATAGCAGCAATTGGAGACTTACTTAAAGGCAATAAATAA
- a CDS encoding NfeD family protein, protein MGSAVFWLIVAICAFAIDVLTSNFCFMLFSIGAVVAAICGALGVPFVMQVVIFSIISIISLAIGYPWLKKKYKGMSKNIPLMEETYIGKIMESEKEIVSQAQVKVNGEYWTVINEDDIIHVGEKFVITGIQGIKLKIKKA, encoded by the coding sequence ATGGGGTCAGCAGTATTTTGGTTAATTGTTGCAATTTGTGCATTTGCAATAGATGTTTTAACAAGTAATTTTTGTTTCATGTTGTTTTCTATAGGAGCTGTTGTAGCTGCAATATGCGGAGCTTTAGGTGTACCATTTGTAATGCAAGTAGTGATTTTTTCTATAATAAGCATAATATCCTTAGCAATTGGTTATCCGTGGTTAAAGAAAAAATATAAAGGTATGTCAAAAAATATACCGCTTATGGAAGAAACCTATATTGGGAAAATTATGGAAAGTGAAAAGGAAATTGTTAGCCAAGCTCAAGTTAAGGTTAATGGAGAATACTGGACCGTAATAAATGAAGACGATATAATTCATGTTGGAGAAAAATTCGTAATTACAGGTATTCAAGGAATAAAATTAAAGATAAAGAAAGCGTAG
- a CDS encoding EcsC family protein, whose amino-acid sequence MRYKGFNEERVILNQKKKLMKMEDKLLNKRENIYIKNKISKVKEKLEEKIPTKMMDTFQKAFEKGFYYVFEKGTMIIEKSYNSKKLKNEADINENILSKQINNKNLDRIDKTVKKGSLINKGITTAEGTVLGVLGIGLPDIPVFIGIILKTVYEICLNYGFDYDSEEEKGFILNIICASVNKTEERIIYSNEADKIGYSIDNGFHNKVNITKMIEITSRNLSENIILSKIIQGVPIIGVYGGISNYILIRDISEMACLKYKKRLLLKL is encoded by the coding sequence ATGAGATATAAAGGTTTTAATGAAGAAAGAGTTATACTTAATCAAAAAAAGAAACTAATGAAAATGGAAGATAAACTTTTAAATAAAAGGGAAAATATTTATATAAAAAATAAGATATCTAAAGTAAAAGAAAAACTAGAGGAAAAGATTCCAACTAAAATGATGGATACATTTCAAAAAGCTTTTGAAAAAGGATTTTATTATGTATTTGAAAAAGGAACTATGATAATAGAGAAAAGTTATAATTCGAAAAAATTAAAAAATGAAGCGGATATAAATGAAAATATTTTATCTAAGCAAATAAATAATAAAAACTTAGACAGAATTGATAAAACTGTAAAAAAAGGTTCGCTTATAAACAAAGGTATTACAACGGCAGAGGGAACTGTACTTGGAGTACTCGGAATAGGACTTCCAGATATACCAGTATTTATAGGGATAATATTAAAGACTGTATATGAAATCTGTTTGAATTATGGTTTTGACTATGATTCAGAAGAAGAGAAAGGTTTTATTTTGAATATAATTTGTGCAAGTGTGAATAAAACAGAAGAAAGAATTATATATTCTAATGAAGCAGATAAAATTGGATATAGTATCGATAACGGTTTTCATAATAAAGTAAATATTACTAAGATGATAGAAATAACTTCTAGAAATTTATCTGAAAATATAATTTTATCTAAAATTATACAGGGTGTTCCTATAATAGGCGTATATGGTGGAATTTCAAATTATATATTAATAAGAGATATAAGTGAAATGGCATGTTTGAAGTATAAAAAAAGATTATTATTGAAATTATAA
- a CDS encoding NAD(+) synthase has translation MDFIKVAAACPKTRISDVDYNVENILLCINDACDKGTKFIVFPELCITSYTCGDLFLQEYLINKSLNGINQILDATCDSDILIAVGAPLLSGSVLYNCAYLLFKGRVLGIVPKSYIPNYSEFYEKRWFSEGISIENEKVTLPFQKDVPFGTNLIFSSSIATFGVEICEDLWVTIPPSSYLSLMGAHIIGNLSASNELVSKMDYRKSLISNQSARSMCSYIYSSAGVHESTTDVLFSGHLLISENGSLLKENNRFQRDNEVISSIVDIFKLKAERMKNLSFRDSYKFINKKPTIINFEFSDTVLKGFDRFVDKHPFVPSFEKEREIRCKEIFNIQSASLAKRLEHTKSQKVVIGISGGLDSTLALLVIVKTFELLNLDKKNIVTITMPGFGTTDRTYNNAIDLCRELGTDLREINIVKACIQHFEDIGHDKNIHDVTYENVQARERTQILMDLANKERGLLIGTGDLSELALGWCTYNGDHMSMYSVNPSIPKTLVRYLVKYVAENESTDVVCDTLMDILDTPVSPELLPKDKNGEISQKTEDIVGPYELHDFFLYHFIKHGSTKERIFFLANVAFKNDYSQEEIQKWLDKFMFRFFTQQFKRSALPDGPKVGSISLSPRGDWRMPSDAEPWK, from the coding sequence ATGGATTTTATTAAAGTTGCAGCAGCTTGTCCTAAGACTAGGATTTCTGATGTTGACTATAATGTTGAAAATATTCTACTATGCATAAATGATGCTTGTGATAAGGGAACTAAATTTATAGTTTTTCCTGAACTTTGCATTACGTCTTATACTTGCGGAGATTTATTTTTACAAGAATATCTAATAAACAAATCTTTAAATGGCATTAATCAAATACTAGATGCAACTTGCGATTCTGATATTTTAATTGCAGTTGGTGCACCGCTTCTTTCTGGTAGTGTTTTATATAATTGTGCTTATCTTTTATTTAAGGGAAGAGTACTTGGAATAGTTCCAAAATCATATATTCCAAACTATAGTGAATTTTACGAAAAAAGATGGTTTAGTGAAGGAATCTCTATAGAAAATGAAAAAGTAACCTTACCTTTTCAAAAAGATGTACCCTTTGGTACTAATTTAATTTTTTCATCTAGCATTGCAACTTTTGGAGTTGAAATTTGTGAAGACTTGTGGGTAACAATTCCTCCTAGTTCTTATCTTTCTCTTATGGGTGCACACATAATCGGAAATCTTTCAGCATCAAATGAGCTTGTAAGTAAGATGGATTATAGAAAAAGCCTTATCTCAAATCAAAGTGCTAGATCAATGTGTAGTTACATATATTCTTCTGCTGGAGTTCATGAATCTACCACTGATGTGTTATTTAGTGGTCATTTATTAATAAGTGAAAATGGTTCATTATTAAAAGAAAATAACCGCTTTCAAAGAGATAATGAAGTAATATCTTCTATAGTTGATATTTTTAAACTCAAAGCTGAAAGAATGAAAAATCTTAGTTTTAGAGATTCATATAAATTTATCAATAAAAAGCCTACTATAATTAACTTTGAATTTAGTGATACTGTTCTTAAAGGTTTTGATAGATTTGTAGATAAACATCCTTTTGTTCCTTCTTTTGAAAAAGAAAGAGAGATACGTTGCAAAGAAATATTCAATATACAATCAGCAAGCTTAGCTAAGAGATTGGAACATACTAAATCACAGAAAGTAGTTATTGGAATTTCAGGTGGATTAGATTCAACCTTAGCACTACTTGTAATAGTTAAAACCTTTGAATTACTTAACTTAGATAAAAAGAATATTGTTACTATTACTATGCCTGGCTTTGGTACAACTGATAGAACTTATAACAATGCAATTGATTTATGCAGAGAACTAGGTACAGACCTTAGAGAAATAAATATAGTAAAAGCTTGTATTCAACATTTTGAAGATATTGGTCATGATAAAAATATTCATGATGTTACTTATGAAAATGTTCAAGCAAGAGAAAGAACTCAAATTTTAATGGATCTTGCAAATAAAGAAAGAGGACTTTTAATAGGTACTGGTGATTTATCGGAACTTGCCCTTGGCTGGTGTACTTATAATGGCGATCATATGTCAATGTATTCTGTAAATCCATCTATACCTAAGACTCTTGTTAGATATTTAGTAAAATACGTAGCTGAAAATGAATCCACCGATGTTGTATGTGATACACTTATGGATATATTAGATACACCTGTTAGTCCTGAGCTATTACCTAAAGATAAAAATGGTGAGATATCTCAAAAGACAGAAGATATAGTAGGGCCTTATGAACTTCATGATTTTTTCTTATATCATTTTATAAAACATGGCTCTACAAAAGAAAGAATATTTTTCTTAGCTAATGTTGCTTTCAAAAATGATTATTCACAAGAAGAAATACAAAAATGGTTAGATAAGTTTATGTTTAGATTCTTTACTCAACAATTTAAGAGAAGTGCTCTTCCTGATGGTCCTAAAGTCGGAAGTATTTCATTAAGCCCTAGAGGTGATTGGCGCATGCCATCAGATGCTGAACCTTGGAAATAG
- a CDS encoding phosphoribosylformylglycinamidine synthase, whose translation MLDIRSVFVEKKKGFNVEAKSLLNDFRDNLGVANLDEVRLVNKYVIADISEEYYKKALHTIFSEATVDVVYESELSMNQGEVAFGVEFLPGQYDQRADSASECLALLTAEDKVEIKSAKIVILKGKLSQNDIEKIKNYYINPVDSREVDINSKDLSSLSNIPKDVQILDEFTQKTLEQLKEFHSEQGLAMSSDDLLMIQDYFKEEKRDPSITEIKVIDTYWSDHCRHTTFSTILEDVQIEDNKYTKPIKASYEGYIKSREYVYGEKEKSKTLMDMAVIAMKELRKRGKLEDLDISEEINACSINVKIETDKGMEDYLVMFKNETHNHPTEIEPFGGAATCLGGAIRDPLSGRTYVYQAMRVTGAADPTVAIEDTLEGKLPQRKIVLGAAHGYSSYGNQIGLATGQVEEVYHPNYAAKRMEVGAVIAAAPKENVVREEPVLGDVIILLGGRTGRDGVGGATGSSKEHTVDSINECGAEVQKGNAPTERKIQRLFRNATVAKMIKRCNDFGAGGVSVAIGELCRGLDIDLDKVPKKYDGLDGTELAVSESQERMAVVVTKENADEFIRLCNEENLEANLVANVTDTDKLRLFWRGKNIVDLKRTFLDTNGATQKTNVTVKAPSDYPYTVADINVKEEWINNLKKLNVSSKQGLAERFDATIGGGTVLMPFGGKYAKTPAEGMAAKIPVLHGESKDATLMTFGFNPELGTWSPYHMAYYSVIESITKLVAMGGDYRRARLTFQEYFERLGTDASRWGKPFAALLGAYNAQMAFEIPAIGGKDSMSGSFGDLDVPPTLVSFAVGVEKAKNIISPEFKKIGSSLVLLQTEKLEDGTINIDKLKKNLDVLYTLIQDKKVISASAIKFGGVSEALTKMALGNRIGIEFENLTKDELFAFNYGTIILEVKKGINIEEEFKNCLYKMVGKTIDSAAIVSKEYDFNLKVEDLEKTYEKKLLSVFKIKTTDVKEKIETVLYDHKCVLSPKLKIAKPRVVIPVFPGNNCEYDCARAFEKEGAEVTQVVFRNITKEALNESIERLANEISKSQILMIPGGFSAGDEPDGSGKFIANALRNEKIMNSVMELLNNRDGLAIGICNGFQALIKLGLVPYGEIVDIKEDMATLTYNNINRHMSSIINTKVVSNKSPWFNEVNVGDIHSVAISHGEGRFVAPKNLIKELIKNGQVATQYVDLEGNISLDMPFNPNGSMYGIEGITSPDGRVLGKMAHSERIGEDLYRNIPGDFDQKIFKAGVNYFS comes from the coding sequence ATGTTAGATATTAGAAGCGTATTCGTTGAAAAGAAAAAAGGATTTAATGTAGAAGCTAAAAGTTTATTAAATGATTTTAGAGACAATCTAGGAGTAGCAAATTTAGATGAGGTAAGACTTGTTAATAAATATGTTATTGCGGATATATCTGAAGAATATTATAAAAAGGCATTACATACAATTTTTTCTGAAGCAACAGTAGACGTAGTTTACGAATCAGAATTATCAATGAATCAAGGAGAAGTAGCGTTTGGCGTAGAATTTTTACCAGGTCAATATGACCAAAGAGCAGATTCAGCATCAGAGTGTTTAGCACTATTAACTGCTGAAGATAAGGTAGAAATAAAATCAGCTAAAATAGTTATATTAAAAGGAAAGTTATCACAAAATGATATTGAAAAAATTAAGAATTATTATATTAATCCAGTCGATTCAAGAGAAGTTGATATAAATAGCAAAGATTTATCATCACTTTCAAACATACCTAAAGATGTTCAAATCTTAGATGAATTTACCCAAAAGACTTTAGAACAATTAAAAGAATTTCATAGTGAACAAGGTTTAGCTATGAGCAGCGACGATCTTCTTATGATTCAAGATTATTTTAAAGAAGAAAAGAGAGATCCAAGTATAACTGAAATTAAAGTTATAGATACATATTGGTCAGATCACTGTAGACATACAACATTTTCTACAATATTAGAAGATGTTCAAATAGAAGATAACAAGTATACAAAACCTATAAAAGCAAGTTATGAAGGATACATAAAATCAAGAGAATATGTTTATGGGGAAAAAGAAAAGAGCAAAACTCTTATGGATATGGCAGTAATTGCTATGAAAGAACTTAGAAAAAGAGGAAAGCTTGAGGATTTAGACATTTCTGAAGAAATTAATGCTTGTTCAATTAATGTGAAAATTGAAACAGATAAGGGCATGGAAGATTATTTAGTAATGTTTAAAAACGAAACTCATAATCATCCAACAGAAATTGAACCTTTTGGTGGAGCAGCAACTTGTCTTGGCGGAGCTATAAGAGATCCACTTTCAGGAAGAACTTATGTATATCAAGCAATGAGAGTTACAGGCGCAGCAGATCCAACAGTTGCAATTGAAGATACATTAGAAGGTAAACTTCCTCAAAGAAAAATAGTACTTGGAGCAGCTCATGGATATAGTTCATATGGAAATCAAATTGGTCTTGCAACAGGTCAAGTTGAAGAAGTATATCATCCCAATTATGCAGCTAAGAGAATGGAAGTTGGAGCAGTTATAGCAGCAGCACCAAAAGAAAATGTTGTAAGAGAAGAGCCGGTTCTTGGAGATGTAATAATATTACTTGGTGGTAGAACTGGAAGAGATGGTGTTGGTGGAGCTACAGGTTCATCTAAGGAACATACAGTAGATTCAATTAATGAATGTGGAGCAGAAGTTCAAAAGGGAAATGCACCTACTGAAAGAAAAATTCAAAGATTATTTAGAAATGCAACAGTAGCAAAAATGATTAAAAGATGTAATGATTTTGGTGCTGGTGGAGTTTCAGTAGCAATTGGAGAACTTTGCAGAGGTTTAGATATAGATTTAGATAAGGTTCCTAAGAAATATGATGGATTAGATGGAACAGAACTTGCAGTTTCAGAATCACAAGAAAGAATGGCAGTTGTGGTAACAAAAGAAAATGCAGATGAATTTATAAGACTTTGTAATGAAGAGAATTTAGAAGCTAATTTAGTAGCTAATGTTACTGATACAGATAAATTAAGGTTATTCTGGAGAGGTAAGAATATTGTTGATTTAAAGAGAACTTTCTTAGATACAAATGGAGCTACTCAAAAAACAAACGTTACAGTTAAAGCACCAAGTGATTATCCATATACAGTAGCAGATATAAATGTTAAAGAAGAATGGATAAATAACTTAAAGAAATTAAATGTATCATCTAAGCAAGGATTAGCAGAAAGATTTGATGCAACAATTGGCGGTGGAACAGTACTTATGCCATTCGGTGGTAAGTATGCAAAAACTCCAGCAGAAGGTATGGCAGCTAAAATTCCAGTACTTCATGGTGAAAGCAAAGATGCAACTTTGATGACTTTTGGATTTAATCCAGAACTTGGTACTTGGAGTCCATATCATATGGCATATTATTCAGTAATTGAAAGTATTACAAAGCTTGTAGCTATGGGTGGAGATTATAGACGTGCTAGATTAACTTTTCAAGAATATTTTGAAAGATTAGGTACAGATGCTTCAAGATGGGGTAAACCATTTGCAGCATTACTTGGTGCATATAACGCACAAATGGCATTTGAGATTCCAGCAATTGGTGGTAAAGATTCAATGTCAGGAAGTTTTGGAGATTTAGATGTACCTCCAACACTTGTATCTTTCGCCGTAGGAGTTGAAAAAGCTAAAAATATAATATCACCAGAATTTAAAAAGATAGGCTCAAGTTTAGTTTTATTACAAACTGAAAAGTTAGAAGATGGAACTATAAACATAGATAAGCTTAAAAAGAATTTAGATGTTCTGTATACATTAATACAAGATAAAAAAGTAATTTCTGCATCAGCTATTAAATTTGGAGGAGTTTCAGAAGCTCTTACTAAAATGGCACTTGGAAATAGAATTGGTATAGAATTTGAGAACTTAACAAAAGATGAATTATTTGCTTTCAACTATGGAACTATAATATTAGAAGTTAAAAAGGGTATTAATATAGAAGAAGAATTTAAGAATTGTCTTTACAAAATGGTTGGTAAGACAATAGATTCTGCAGCTATAGTAAGTAAAGAATATGATTTCAACTTAAAAGTTGAAGATTTAGAAAAAACTTATGAGAAAAAATTACTTTCAGTATTCAAGATTAAAACTACAGATGTTAAAGAAAAAATAGAAACAGTTTTGTATGATCATAAATGTGTGCTTTCTCCTAAGCTTAAAATAGCTAAGCCAAGAGTTGTAATTCCAGTATTCCCAGGAAACAATTGTGAATATGATTGTGCTAGAGCCTTTGAGAAAGAAGGAGCAGAAGTAACTCAAGTTGTATTTAGAAATATAACTAAAGAAGCACTTAATGAATCAATAGAAAGACTTGCAAATGAAATAAGCAAATCTCAAATTCTTATGATTCCAGGAGGTTTCTCAGCAGGGGATGAGCCAGATGGTTCTGGTAAGTTTATTGCGAATGCTCTTAGAAATGAAAAGATAATGAATAGCGTAATGGAATTACTTAATAATAGAGATGGACTCGCAATTGGTATTTGTAACGGCTTCCAAGCATTAATCAAATTAGGATTAGTGCCATACGGAGAAATAGTTGATATAAAAGAAGATATGGCAACATTAACTTATAATAATATAAATAGACATATGTCTTCAATTATAAACACAAAGGTAGTTTCAAATAAATCACCTTGGTTTAATGAAGTTAATGTAGGAGATATACATTCAGTTGCAATTTCACATGGTGAAGGAAGATTTGTAGCTCCTAAAAACTTAATTAAGGAATTAATTAAAAATGGTCAAGTTGCAACTCAATATGTTGATCTAGAAGGAAATATTTCTTTAGATATGCCATTTAATCCAAATGGTTCAATGTATGGAATTGAAGGTATAACAAGTCCAGATGGAAGAGTTCTAGGTAAGATGGCTCATAGTGAAAGAATTGGAGAAGACTTATATAGAAATATTCCAGGAGACTTTGATCAAAAAATATTCAAGGCAGGAGTTAATTATTTCAGTTAA
- the purE gene encoding 5-(carboxyamino)imidazole ribonucleotide mutase produces the protein MQVGIFFGSKSDTEVMRGAANALKEFGIEYKAFVLSAHRVPEKLEETLQEIEAQGCQVIIAGAGLAAHLPGVIASKTILPVIGVPVKAALEGVDALYSIVQMPKSIPVATVGINNSYNAGMLAVQMLSVNNEELKNKLKQFRIDMKKKFIEDNAEGVDL, from the coding sequence ATGCAAGTAGGAATATTTTTTGGAAGTAAGTCTGATACAGAAGTTATGAGAGGTGCTGCAAATGCTTTAAAAGAATTTGGAATAGAATATAAAGCGTTTGTACTTTCAGCTCATAGAGTACCAGAAAAATTAGAAGAAACGCTTCAAGAAATTGAAGCACAAGGATGTCAAGTTATAATTGCTGGAGCAGGTTTAGCTGCACATTTGCCAGGAGTTATAGCGTCAAAGACAATACTTCCTGTAATAGGAGTTCCAGTTAAAGCTGCGCTTGAAGGTGTTGATGCATTATATTCTATAGTACAAATGCCAAAGTCAATTCCAGTTGCAACTGTTGGAATTAATAACAGTTACAATGCAGGAATGTTAGCAGTTCAAATGTTATCAGTTAATAATGAAGAGTTAAAAAACAAATTAAAACAATTTAGAATAGATATGAAGAAAAAATTTATTGAAGATAATGCAGAAGGAGTAGATTTATAA
- a CDS encoding amino acid ABC transporter ATP-binding protein, with amino-acid sequence MLKVNNIKKKFGSTEVLKGVNLEIKQGEILVVVGHSGGGKTTLLRCVNALEHCDEGDIEINGKILCKDGKYVDKKNLKEIRKDIGLVFQNFNLFPHMTVLENLIEAPQRVFGWKKEDAIKKAEETLGFLDLLEKKDNYPFELSGGQKQRVAIGRALVLEPKIMCFDEPTSALDPGLTGEVANLIKSLSVKGMSMMIITHDMDFAKNVADRIVSMNAGKLQEGLIFEE; translated from the coding sequence ATGCTTAAAGTTAATAATATAAAAAAGAAATTTGGAAGTACAGAAGTTTTGAAAGGTGTTAATCTTGAAATAAAACAAGGTGAAATATTAGTTGTTGTAGGTCATTCTGGAGGCGGAAAAACTACATTACTTAGATGCGTAAATGCATTAGAACATTGTGATGAAGGCGATATAGAAATAAACGGAAAAATTCTATGTAAGGATGGCAAGTATGTAGATAAAAAAAACCTCAAAGAAATAAGAAAAGATATAGGATTGGTATTTCAAAATTTTAACTTGTTTCCACATATGACTGTTTTAGAGAATTTAATTGAAGCACCACAAAGAGTATTTGGATGGAAAAAAGAAGATGCAATTAAAAAAGCAGAAGAAACTCTTGGATTTTTAGATTTATTAGAAAAAAAGGATAATTATCCTTTTGAGTTATCGGGTGGACAAAAACAAAGAGTTGCTATTGGTAGGGCATTAGTATTAGAACCTAAAATTATGTGTTTTGATGAACCAACTTCTGCATTAGATCCAGGACTTACTGGAGAGGTTGCAAATTTAATAAAGAGTTTAAGTGTAAAAGGTATGAGTATGATGATTATAACACACGATATGGATTTTGCTAAAAATGTAGCTGATAGAATAGTTTCTATGAATGCAGGGAAACTTCAAGAGGGTTTAATTTTTGAAGAATAG